A single window of Deltaproteobacteria bacterium DNA harbors:
- a CDS encoding chemotaxis protein CheX, which produces MSTTEENIQQVTPNIFSTILDLDVQPNPGALEMEAGAKYVTASVQISGSWNGIVTLSIPETLARKTAALMFEVAPDEATDEDIEDAMGELANMTGGSFKSLLEGTCELGLPVVTIGVDYSVRFPGSIIECETGFHCEGAPFKVTVHVRESDEEI; this is translated from the coding sequence ATGTCTACTACAGAAGAAAACATTCAGCAGGTCACACCCAACATCTTTTCGACTATCCTCGATCTTGATGTGCAGCCAAATCCTGGTGCATTGGAAATGGAAGCAGGCGCGAAGTACGTTACCGCCAGCGTTCAAATCAGTGGGTCGTGGAACGGAATAGTGACACTAAGTATTCCAGAAACGCTTGCTCGTAAAACAGCAGCTTTAATGTTTGAGGTTGCTCCAGACGAAGCAACCGACGAAGATATTGAAGATGCCATGGGCGAATTAGCGAATATGACGGGCGGTAGCTTTAAGTCCCTCCTAGAGGGAACTTGTGAGCTTGGTCTGCCCGTTGTGACCATAGGTGTCGATTATTCGGTAAGATTTCCCGGTTCGATCATTGAATGTGAGACCGGATTCCATTGCGAAGGGGCACCTTTTAAGGTCACGGTGCACGTTCGCGAGTCGGATGAAGAAATCTAA